DNA from Terriglobus tenax:
CGGGTCAACCTGATGAAGTTTGACCCCTATCTGAATGTCGATCCCGGCACCATGTCCCCCTTCCAGCACGGCGAGGTCTTTGTGACCGACGACGGCGCGGAGACCGACCTGGACCTGGGTCACTACGAGCGCTTTACCCACGCGCGCCTTTCGCGCGACAACAACCTGACCAGCGGACGGATTTACGAGCAGGTGATCACCAAGGAGCGCCGCGGCGACTACCTGGGCAAAACCGTGCAGGTGATTCCGCACGTCACCAACGAGATCAAGGCCGCCATGCGCAAGGTTGCGGCGGACTGCGATATCGCCATTGTCGAGATTGGCGGAACCGTCGGCGACATCGAATCGCTGCCCTTCCTGGAAGCCATCCGCCAGATGCGCCAGGATCTTGGCCGCGACAACACCTGCTTTGTCCACGTGACACTGGTTCCGTGGATCGCCGCGGCGCAGGAGCTGAAGACCAAGCCCACGCAGCACTCGGTTAAAGAGATGCTGTCGATCGGCATTCAGCCCGACGTGCTGCTGTGCCGCGCCGAGCGCAACCTGCCCAAGGACATGCGGTCAAAGATTGCGCTGTTCTGCAACGTGGAAGAAGCGGCCGTTATCGCCGCCCGCGACGTGGACACGATCTACGAACTGCCCCTCGCACTGGCTGCGGAGAAGGCCGACGAGCTGATCCTGAAGTACCTGCGCGTTGAAACCAAGCCGGCGGATATGTCCAAGTGGGAGGACCTGGTGCATCGCGCCTACCATCCCAAGGACGAAGTCCACATCGGCATTGTGGGCAAGTACGTGGAGTATGAAGACAGCTACAAGTCTTTGAAGGAAGCGCTGATTCACGGCGCCCTGCACCACAACCTGAAGCTGCGCGTTACCTGGATCGAGGCCGAAGGCCTGGAGACGGCGGACGACAGCTATCGCACTCAGCTGCATGGCTTTGACGGCATCCTGGTACCGGGCGGCTTCGGCAAGCGCGGTATTGAAGGCATGCTCAATGCCATCCGTTACGCGCGCGAGGAAAAGGTGCCGTACTTCGGTATCTGCCTGGGCATGCAGACTGCCTGCATTGAGTACGCACGCAATGTCTGCGGCCTGACGGGCGCGAACTCGGGTGAGTTCGATCCTTCCACGCCGCACCGCATCATCTACAAGCTGCGCGAGCTGATTGGCGTGGAAGAGATGGGCGGCACCATGCGCCTGGGCGCGTGGACCTGCGTGATGGAGCCCGATTCGCTGGCAGCCAAGGCCTACGGCGCAACCGAGATCAGCGAGCGCCATCGCCACCGCTACGAGTTCAACCGCGAATATGAGGCGGTGCTGACCGGCGGCGGACTGCGCCTGACCGGCACAACGCCGGACGCCACGTACGTTGAGATCGTGGAGATCCCGACGCATCCGTTCTTCATCGGCGTGCAGTTCCACCCGGAGTTCAAGTCGAAGCCGCTGGAGCCGCATCCCATCTTCCGCGACTTTGTTGCTGCGAGCTACAAGAACCGCGGCAAGAAGGCGGCTCCGCTGACCGAGGGCCACGCAACGGCGCTGGCGGAGTAACTTCACCGCATCGCATCTCTTAAAACGCGCTTCTTGTCCCTGACGAGAAGCGCGTTTTGCATCTGCGATACGGATCTGCCGGACGAACCACAACCTCCATTGCAATCTACTTCGAACGCACAGCCACCAGGTCGATTTCCACCAGAGCGCCACGCGATGCGGCTGGAAGAACCACCTGCAGTGTTGTGCGTGCAGGCTTGTGCGGTTGTTCTTTCGTGCCGAAGAACTGTCGGTATCCAGTCGTCATTCCGGCGGTGTCGGCCTTGCCATCTCTCGCAGGATCGCCGCCGAGAAACACGCGCACCATCGCCACGTCTCCCAGGGTCAGTTTCTGCGTCGCAAGGAACGCTTGCAGGTCTTTCAGGACACCCACCGTCTGGGACGCGGTATCGGTGTGCGTCTTCATATCCGGGTCGAGCCACCCGCTCACAAACAACATATTGCCTGCCCACACGGCTCCAGAGACTGGAATATCCGCATTCGTGGGGTTTTGGCTTGCAGGGAGTGGAAGCTGTTTTAGTTTTTGCGCTGAAACCGTCAGAGAGCCGATCAGCACAACCGCCAATAGGGAAAGAGGCTTGGTCGTCATGCGGTTAAAACTATTCCTGCTTGCGGACTTCCGGCATCAAGATTCGTAGTGTTCGGATGACAGTCAATAAACAAACGGGCTGAGGGAAAATCTCCCTCAGCCCGTTTGTTTATTGCGCGGAACTTAGCGGTTCGCCAGCGTACCGATCAGGTCGACCACATCGGCAATCACGCGCGTCGTTGGGTTATAGGCAACGACGTAGCCGCCATAGTAGCCATACTGGTAGCCCGGCGGAGGCGGCTGAAGACCGTTGTAGTACGGCGGAGGAACCGGCTGCACGCGATAAGTACGCGGAATGGCATAGCCGGCATAGAAGTTCGGGCGGCGGCGGCCCTGCCAGCGGCGAATGTCGTTCGAGTAGTAGCCACGGAAGCGGTCACGCTCATTTCCCCGGAAGTGCCAGTCGGGACGGTTGTCATGACGATTGTCGTACCGGTTATCGCGGCGGTCATCATAGTGATCGTCATGCTTCGCCTGCCCCGGGGGAGGGTATCCGTGCCCGGGCTGCGCATTTGCGGTCACTGCGGTTGCGCCTGCCAGAAAAACGAGTGCACGAAGATAGGATTTCGTGGAAAGAGTCATTTCTTGTTGTCTCCTTGCTTCATTTTTTGATGCATCATTCCTCAAATACGCTGCCGGGACGCATCTTATTGGTTAGCTATGGTCGAAGAACGGACACGAAGCAAGCGGGCCTTGCGCCTTCTCCTCGCGCTGGCGATTGTTTTTCTGGTTGGATCCATTGCCACGGTGGTTTATCTGCGCCATGCGGTGACAGGCGTCTCCGGCCGCATTGCCACGCTGCTGCTGGGCCGCCCGGTCAGCTATGACACGTCAGTGCCTGTTGTCGTTGAGAAGATCCAGTCGCTGCAACGGCTGGAGACGGTCTCCTACTCGATGGACACGATTGTTGAAGGCAAGCGTACCAGCGACATCCTGCCGGACCTTCTCTTCGGCGACCGGCTGCTGCTGGTGGTTCATGGCCAGGCTATTGCGGGCATCGACCTGTCGAAGCTGAAACCGGAGGATGTGAAGGTCACGAACGGGGCGATCCACGTGGAGCTTCCACCGTCGGAGATTTTCACCACGGCCATCGACAACAAGAAGACGCGTGTCTACCTGCGCACGACAGGCCTGTTTGTTCCAGCCGACCAGAACCTTGAGACCGAGACCCGGAGCAAGGCCGAGGAGCAGTTGAAGAATGCCGCGATGCAGGACGGCATTCTGGACAACGCGAAGCGCAACGCCCGCGCCACGGTAACGACCATGCTGAATGGACTTGGCTTTGCGCGCGTGGACGTGAAGTAATGAGGCGAAGTTTGCCATCCCGTCTCGTCCGGTGTCATGCTTTCTGCATGATTCGAATGATGCAAGGCGCGGCGGCCGCCGTTCTCTTCTCCTGCTGCCTGGCGGCAGGTGCACAGCAGGATGCCGGATACTGGCGCGCGGAGAGCAAGACCGCCGAGTCCATTACGGGCGACATTGCCATCTCCGGCGAGAAGCTGATGATGAATTTCACGCGCTTCACCATCGCGGACATCCGTCCGCTGAGCTACACCGAGGTAAGCGCGGCCTTTGACGTCCCTGCCGAAAACGGCAACAAGGGCATTCTTTACCGGCTCAGCATTCCCGGCGATAAGAAGTTCCTGCACCGCAACACGCTGTGCGGCAATGAAGAGACGCAGTGGATGGCGACCTTTGTTACCGGGCGCACGCTGCGGCTGGTCTTCTTCTCCGGCAGCTCCATGCCCGTCTTCACACCGGAGGCCATCTCCAACACGACCTCTCTGTGCGGCAGTTATACCTATCACCGCTAAACAGCGAGTGCAGGCAGCGGCTCGCCAATCTCCACCTTGATCTCCGGCGGATGGGTGAGGGTGTTGTGCAGAATGCAGCGGTGCACGCTGTCATCCACGCCTGCCTTGTGTTCCTCGCTGAGTTCCGATGGCGTGTGCACGACGATGCGCATCTCGCCCAGGCGCGTGGGCGCGGTCAGCTTTTCGGCATGGATCTCGACCTGCGTGCCTTCAAAGGGCAGGCCCTTCTTCTTCAGGTACGCCACGGCATAGAACGCGGCGCAGGAGCCGATAGCCGACAGGAAGAGTTCCGGCGGAGTCATCGCTTCATCCCATCCGTTGTTGTCCGTGGGCTGATCGGTGTAGATGGTGTGCGTGCGCGTCTTCATCGAGAACTGCACATCGCCCATGTGATCGACCGTGATCTTCATACTGTCTTTTCCTTCTTCTGTGCCAGCAGGGCACTGTCTAAATGTTGCCGCACCATCTGCCGTGCCCGGTGCAGGCGAGACTTCATGGCGGCCAGTGAGATGTTGAGGTCGGCAGCGACCTTTTCTCCCGGCTGCTCTTCCAGATCGCGGCGGCGGTAGACCTCGCGCAGCCGTGGCGGCAGAAACTCCATCGCCTCATGCAGGGCATCGCGCAGAACGCGTGCGTCCAACTGCTCTTCCATGGCCACGGCAGGGGCGGCAATCTCATGGCCTTTCTCTTCCATCTCCGCCAGGCGAAGCAACGGCTGCATGCTTTCACGCTCGCGCAGATTGCTGCATACGCGACGCGCGATGATGGCGAGCCATCCGCGGAACGACTCCGCCGCGCGCAGCGAATCAAGGTGCTGATAGGCGCGCATCAGCGACTCGATCAACACATCCTCGGCATCCTCGCGGTTGCCGCAGGCGCGCAGCATCTGCCGGTAAACAGCATCCTTGTGCTGGTTGGCCAGCGCCTCAAAATCGTATTGACCACTTCCATTCGTCATGCAATCCGCCGGTTCCATGGCATGCGGGCCAGAAGGCGGCCCAT
Protein-coding regions in this window:
- a CDS encoding CTP synthase, whose amino-acid sequence is MSAKYIFVTGGVVSSLGKGLSAASIGSLLEARGLRVNLMKFDPYLNVDPGTMSPFQHGEVFVTDDGAETDLDLGHYERFTHARLSRDNNLTSGRIYEQVITKERRGDYLGKTVQVIPHVTNEIKAAMRKVAADCDIAIVEIGGTVGDIESLPFLEAIRQMRQDLGRDNTCFVHVTLVPWIAAAQELKTKPTQHSVKEMLSIGIQPDVLLCRAERNLPKDMRSKIALFCNVEEAAVIAARDVDTIYELPLALAAEKADELILKYLRVETKPADMSKWEDLVHRAYHPKDEVHIGIVGKYVEYEDSYKSLKEALIHGALHHNLKLRVTWIEAEGLETADDSYRTQLHGFDGILVPGGFGKRGIEGMLNAIRYAREEKVPYFGICLGMQTACIEYARNVCGLTGANSGEFDPSTPHRIIYKLRELIGVEEMGGTMRLGAWTCVMEPDSLAAKAYGATEISERHRHRYEFNREYEAVLTGGGLRLTGTTPDATYVEIVEIPTHPFFIGVQFHPEFKSKPLEPHPIFRDFVAASYKNRGKKAAPLTEGHATALAE
- a CDS encoding Rid family hydrolase; amino-acid sequence: MTTKPLSLLAVVLIGSLTVSAQKLKQLPLPASQNPTNADIPVSGAVWAGNMLFVSGWLDPDMKTHTDTASQTVGVLKDLQAFLATQKLTLGDVAMVRVFLGGDPARDGKADTAGMTTGYRQFFGTKEQPHKPARTTLQVVLPAASRGALVEIDLVAVRSK
- a CDS encoding DUF4230 domain-containing protein codes for the protein MRLLLALAIVFLVGSIATVVYLRHAVTGVSGRIATLLLGRPVSYDTSVPVVVEKIQSLQRLETVSYSMDTIVEGKRTSDILPDLLFGDRLLLVVHGQAIAGIDLSKLKPEDVKVTNGAIHVELPPSEIFTTAIDNKKTRVYLRTTGLFVPADQNLETETRSKAEEQLKNAAMQDGILDNAKRNARATVTTMLNGLGFARVDVK
- a CDS encoding OsmC family protein — its product is MKITVDHMGDVQFSMKTRTHTIYTDQPTDNNGWDEAMTPPELFLSAIGSCAAFYAVAYLKKKGLPFEGTQVEIHAEKLTAPTRLGEMRIVVHTPSELSEEHKAGVDDSVHRCILHNTLTHPPEIKVEIGEPLPALAV
- a CDS encoding RNA polymerase sigma factor — translated: MTNGSGQYDFEALANQHKDAVYRQMLRACGNREDAEDVLIESLMRAYQHLDSLRAAESFRGWLAIIARRVCSNLRERESMQPLLRLAEMEEKGHEIAAPAVAMEEQLDARVLRDALHEAMEFLPPRLREVYRRRDLEEQPGEKVAADLNISLAAMKSRLHRARQMVRQHLDSALLAQKKEKTV